CAAATGCACAACCAGTGGGGGGGGAATTGAAAAGGAATCCCACTGAAACGCTAGATATTTTTACCAtatgcttttttttccctctgttaACCTTTTACGGTTCTAGTTCAGACATCGTGATATTCCTTGCCATATGGCATGAAAGCCACCGTAAAAGCAACAATAAACACGAATAGTCGGAGGACCCGCTCCGAGTTGTGCGAAGGCAGTTCCCGCTCTGGAGGGCTCAGCACAACTATGTAATACCATTTTTCCTCCTGTAGTGGCCGATGTAGGAAAAAAAAGGGTTGaccatagtgtgtgtgtgtgcgtgcgtgcgtgcgtgtgtgtgtgtgtgtgggggggggggggggtgtatcagCTGTCTGACCTGTGGCAATTTGCTGATCAAAGCAAATGACGTAAGCGACCCTCAGGATCAGGGCTGTGGAGTCAAAAGTCCCATTTTTGTGGAGTCCTTGTGGCGGTAGAAATGTACCAACTCtggcttctaaaaaaaaaagtgtgtgtgtatgtatgtgatatataattatatttgttgCTAATTTATCACTTAAGGGGttatgcagagtgttaaggcagcagtatgcagtcctaagctctcgctcatgacctaaaggctgtgggttcaatccccatgtggttcaagtagccggctcaagtttgactcagccttccatcctcccgaggtcggtaaaatgattaATAAATTAGCactggaataagttggcaccctGTCCTATGTCTCCCAAGTCCCATTTGACAAACATGAGTCCTAAATGAAGGAGTCGGAGGTTTAGCGTACCCACTCCACAGCCCTGTTTTAAATAGCTGTTGGCTGCGATTGTTATTTCTTGACTCCCCAAAGCCAAGTAATAGGGATTGGGGAATAGGCTTCTGCTAGACTTCTCAGCTAGAACATTGGATcagacatgttgaaatccaacacacTTCTACACACCCGTGATATCTGCTATCGTCGGAGAGTTGGGCATCCTCCTACATATTAGATGACCAGCCGATTTGACCAAAAATTAGCGGGTTAAGCTGACTTCCATCTGATGTGTATTAACAACTTTAGAGCTTAGTCAGATGTAGCGGATTTTCAGTGCAGATCTGGAACCACAAATCAACAAGCAAATTACAGTACAAAATATGTGGATGGGGTTTTACAAATGCCATCTACGTGTAGCGGAAATTATCCGCGTAGAAAAACTAGCTGTTGTGGAATGTATGGGTGAAATCCGCTATCAGTCGGCGGCGAAGTCTGAAGGTAGCACGTgaatctgtagcaaaaatattacTTTGTGTTTCATGATGAAAAAGCCCTATCGATATGCCCTAGCAGGATATATAGGCATCATGTGGGGATCCTGCACTCGGGACCCCTATTTATGAGTAGGCATGAGCCACTCTATAACAGAGGCTCATTTTCTGGCAAACTCTTAACAGTTCATGTGTTAGATGAATGCGCATACTTATGAATGGCCTATATTTATAGTTGGTCGTGCTTTTCCAAGTAGAATCAGCTGTTTAACAAGTGTGCCGAAAACCATACCTGCATCAATTAGCTGATCAGTGACTTCAATGTGAAATGCCTTTTAGTTACAGATGCTTAATTATTAGTatactcttctctcctcctcctccccgatATCTGCTCTCCTCTTTCCTCTACACCTCCTTTCTGACCTCTGCTCTTtctccccctgcctcttctctgaCCTCTGCACGCTCCTCTCTTTCACCTCCTCTCGGACCTCTGCGCTCTCCTCTCTTTCGCCTTCTCTCTGACCTCTGCGCTCTCTTCTCTTACGCCTCCTTTCTGACTTCTGCGCTCTCCTCTCGTTCGCCTCTTCTCTGACCTCTGCGCTCTCTTCTCTTTCGCCTCCTCTCTGACCTCTGCGCTGTCCTCTCCTTCGCCTCCTCTCTGACCTCTGCGCTCTCTTCTCTTTCGCCTCCTCTCTGACCTCTGCGCTGTCCTCTCCTTCGCCTCCTCTCTGACCTCTGCGCTGTCCTCTCCTTCGCCTCCTCTCTGACCTCTGCGCTGTCCTCTCCTTCGCCTCCTCTCTGACCTCTGCGCTGTCCTCTCCTTCGCCTCCTCTCTGACCTCTGCGCTGTCCTCTCCTTCGCCTCCTCTCTGACCTCTGCGCTGTCCTCTCCTTCGCCTCCTCTCTGACCTCTGCGCTGTCCTCTCCTTCGCCTCCTCTCTGACCTCTGCGCTGTCCTCTCCTTCGCCTCCTCTCTGACCTCTGCGCTGTCCTCTCCTTCGCCTCCTCTCTGACCTCTGCGCTGTCCTCTCCTTCGCCTCCTCTCTGACCTCTGCGCTGTCCTCTCCTTCGCCTCCTCTCTGACCTCTGCGCTGTCCTCTCCTTCGCCTCCTCTCTGACCTCTGCGCTGTCCTCTCCTTCGCCTCCTCTCTGACCTCTGCGCTGTCCTCTCCTTCGCCTCCTCTCTGACCTCTGCGCTGTCCTCTCCTTCGCCTCCTCTCTGACCTCTGCGCTCTCCTCTCTTTCGCCTCCTCTCTGACCTCTGCGCTCTCCTCTCTTTCGCCTCCTCTCTGACCTCTGCGCTCTCCTCTCTTTCGCCTCCTCTCTGACCTCTGCGCTCTCCTCTCTTTCGCCTCCTCTCTGACCTCTGCGCTCTCCTCTCTTTCGCCTCTTCTCTGACCTCTACGCTCTCCTCTTTTTCGCCTCCTCTCTGACCTCTGCGCTCTCCTCTCTGACCTCTGCGCTCTCCTCTCCTTCGCCTCCTCTCTGACCTTCGTTCTCTCGTCTCTTTCACCTCCTCTCTGACCTCTGCGCTCTTGTCTCCTTCGCCTCCTCTCTGACCTTTACACTCTCCTCTCTTTCACCTCCTCTCTGACCTCTGCGCtctcctctcctttgccccctctCTGACCTCTGCCCTCTCCTTCACCTCCTCTCTGACCTCTGCGCTCTCCTCTCCTTCGCCTCCTCTCTGACCCCTGCGCTCTCCTCTCCTTCGCCTCCTCTCTGACCTCTGCGCTCTCCTCTTTCGCCTCCTCTCTGACCTCTGCGCTCTCCTCTCTTTCGCCTCTTTTCTCACCTCTGCGCTCTCCTCTTTTTCGCCTCTTTTCTCACCTCTGCGCTCTCTTTTTCGCCTCCTCTCCGACCTCTGCGCTCTCCTCTCTTTCGCCCcttctctgacctctgtgttctcCTCTCTTTCGCCCcttctctgacctctgtgttctcCTCTCTTTCGCCCCTTCTCTGACTTCTGCGCTCTCCTCTCTTTCGCCCCTTCTCTGACCTCTGCGCTCTCCTCTCTTTCGCCCCTTCTCTGACCTCTGCGCTCTCCTCTCTTTCGCCCCTTCTCTGACCTCTGCGCTCTCCTCTCTTTCGCCCCTTCTCTGACCTCTGCGCTCTCCTCTCTTTCGCCTCTTCTTTGACCTCTGCGCTCTCCTCTCTTTCGCCTCCTCTCTGACTTCTGCGCTCTCCTCTCTTTTACCTCCTCTCTCACCTCTGCGCTCTCCTCTCCTTCGCCTCCTCTCTGACCTTTGTTCTCTCGTCTCTTTCACCTCCTCTCTGACCTCTGCGCTCTCGTCTCCTTCGCCTCCTCTCTGACCTCTGCGCTCTCGTCTCCTTCGCCTCCTCTCTGACCTTTGCACTCTCCTCTCTTTCACCTCCTCTCTGACATCTGCGCTCTTCTCTCCTTTGCCCCCTCTCTGACCTCTGCCCTCTCCTTCGCCTCCTCTCTCACCTCTGCGCTCTCCTCTCCTTCGCCTCCTCTCTGACCCCTGCGCTCTCCTCTCTTTCGCCTCCTCTCTGACTTCTGCGCTCTCCTCTCTTTCGCCTCCTCTCTCACCTCTGCGCTCTCCTCTCTTTTGCCTCCTCTCTAACCTCTGCGCTCTCCTCTCTTTCGCCTCCTCTCTCACCTCTGCGCTCTCCTCTCTTTCACCTCCTCTCTCACCTCTgcgctctcctcttcctcctttcctttctctaGACAAAGCAGCGCTATTTTTTTCTAGCTAATCCCTTTTAAGATTACAAGTATCTAAAGTGTGAACCCATTTTATACCTGCAATatattgttttttggggggggggttcggATAAAATAATGGCTTTTTCATTATTAACATAACAGCATTAATCTAATTAATATctcttatttaatttttttgcatggTCCTCTAAATAATCATATGCGTCTTGGGGGATGGGATACGACCGTTGTACCAGCCAGAGGTAAGATGCCATTTTGATTGCAGCTGCTAGCAGAGGAGAAGAATtggaaaaaaagatatataaaaaccCCCTCTGATTCAGAATGGCATCTAAATATAGAGATCTGTGGTCTTGCTTTGGATGCCAGAGGGCACTGACTGAACAGAACAAGCTTAAATGCCAACGCTGCCACTGCGGGCAATGCTGGGTAGGAGGTGATTTTCTGAATCTAAAGCAAGAGTACAGGCAGCAAACTGAGGGACATAAATAATTTGGGACAGTTCATTTTTATATCATTTCAAATGCAAGCCAGAGCTAGGCAAACATATGTCGCCTGCCACGGGGCGCACTGCGTCCCATCCTCTTGTAAACTCTACCAAGGTGGCCCTATTTATACGGACATTAAAAACGTATAGTTTTACGCTCTGCTAAAATTTGCTTTGTGCTTTGCATTTTTAACGAATACGTTGTTTTTTATGGAAAAACAAGTCTGTCAGTCCTATAGGCTTCGAATGGAGCGTCAACGGGCATGCAAGAGTACACCGCACTGCTTCATAACGCTCCCTCACTTGTACGGAGAAGGAATGGGGGGGTGCTGTGTCaccattctagtgatcagtgggagTTCCAAGGGTGGGACCACCAGAGATCAGTCGCTTATCGCCTGTCCCGTGGATAGGTCCTAAATGTCGATTGCTGGACAGAAGGGCTGATCCTCCAGTGCGGATCCTTTGTGCTTCTGCAAAACGTCTTTTTACGGAACTTTCACGTAGGACGGAATGTTCCACAACAGTGTTGTAGAATctgccctcctgcggaatattcagccccaaaatccagactgttagggtggacacccactgaagtttttttctccactgcgatgcgagactaaagttaaagtctcgcatcgcagtgcgagaaaaaaaatcggcatgacgccgggatatcggcatcacgccgacatatcgccagtcttttcaatggggccagcggcagcagcactagcccattgaaaagagatcGAGAATGTCGGGGActtgctgtggcagaagtttccttcatccccgcgggaatgaatagctaagggctatgtgtgattggctgagcgctcagccaataactaaacagtagctgctattggctgagccctcaaccaatctgcacagccctttcaggaggtggggatttttaaatccccgactgctgaaagagcttaatagcagtgccggggagccagcaggaggacgcgtctgagcgctggagaggtgagtaaaaatttttccagagcgtcatcccgacggccccattacatatggaggttgccctctgacccaggtagggacaggaagagtttaaaagcacctccctttccacccgtgcttcagtgtcttcctgtccctacggtgggacagaggagcagctccagagctgcaggagataggaagctgcggaggcaagaagacttaccgcaaagaaatacttaccgcacgctgtgcggcccccctggaggggtagaggtcggggccgcacactcaagagtccctgcatccccgacctgcgccgccgacggagccgtcagtcgcctagtagcgctggtctccctcgcgcggatcgcatgttcgggccgccgctgctgtgatgggatagttcctcctggcaggggaacggcagcggcggcctccctggacctcgggcgcatagcggtgacgtcatccggcgtggtgacgtcacgcgcacaacgtagggggcgtggctaccggcgaaaacccggaaatggcgccaaattcgaaaatcctccccataaaagcaggctaaactccatggaggttcctgctgactgccagacaagtgtatgtgagtatgtctacccgcgacagctcagcacgtgagggagagattgacaccctaccaacggtaagtaggctatacgccaaaacatgcgcaaatggtcacttgtacagcggatgcatatatgttccctttcttgtctcccctctcccccactttcatgggtagatggataaggagggtccaaagaaaatggacccgaggaaaaaatcgaaaaaatgcgtcctctgcaacaaaaggctcgaggagagctataaaaaacccctatgcgaggagtgagtgtattaccgcaagtaatgctcctgaatccaacgcttgcactgctataacagtgaattgctctgccttcacagatgcacggggaaaattctcgcagaggagaaagcagcattcaaatccgatatccgctgcatgataagggaagagctgcaggcttccatggcgtcccttccccaggcccagccaggtccgtcacgggtccctaaaagacctagacagaccgagtcggcgagttcgatctccggtgaatcgctggagctcctatccgaaggggaattagaggacccaccggttcccatagaagacgagaagaaatattacttctcatcaaacgacattgcgcacctcatcaaggcggtgagggaaacaatgcaaattgaggaagataacccgccgagaacaatccaggatgagatgtttggcggcctccgatctagaagaaagatcatgttcccagtcaaccagacgctgcaacaagtgatcacagatgaatggcaggaaccggaaaaaaggatcactgttccaaaagagatccgaaaccggctcgcattcgctaccgaggacgtccgcctgtacagggaaacccccaaggtggacatccagatcgcaaaagtggccaagaagaccctcttgcccttcgaggacacctcccagctatccgatccgatggataaaaaaatcgacggattaatgaagaaagcctgggaggcaacatccctcaccatcgaggctaacatagcctcaacctcagtggctagatccatgacgctctggctaaacaggctagaagcctccataaaggatcgggcccccagagaggagttggccagctgtctccccctcttaaaaatggctaccgccttcctggctgacgcatcagcggagacggtaagatacggggcaaaaaccggagtcctcagcaactcagcgagaagggcactatggctgaagacttgggccgcagacattacatccaaaaataagctctgcgccatccccttccaaggggaatatatgtttgggcccgtcctggacaaaatcctggaaaaagtcggcgacaagagtaaaaccctgcctgacagacaacctttcaggaaaccatccttcccgaagaggacgcgccagcctcctcccgaagttaaagggaaagggaagactggaagatggtcgtaccccaagggaggtcggggtaaggaagtccaaccctcccctgaacaaacagggggtagattagcgggctatctaagccagtggcaaggggtaacgtctaacccctgggtactccgaataatcgaagtagggtaccaaattgaattccactcgctaccccctaggagattccttataacctccccggggtccctacaggaacaagggaacctcataaaaggcgttcaggaacttaaggacctaggggtcattgCGCAAGTCCCCGAtcacgaaaggggtgagggattctattcccccctatttctaataaaaaaaccgaatggttccattaggactatatttaatcttaaagccctaaataaatttatctcgtacaaaaaattcaagatggaaacagtaagatccatcgtcccactaatagatcgagatagtgtaatgtgcaccatagatcttaaagatgcatattaccatgtcccaataacggcagcccatcacaagtacctgaggtttgctctgcgggagggagacaagatccaacattaccaattcacggcccttccattcggaatctccaccgcccctcgggtattcacgaaaatcgtaatagagatggtagcctacttcaggcggaatcagatccgcatatttccgtatctggatgactttttgttggtgtcaaggacggaaaagaccatgcgtatagacctatccatggtcttatccaccctaaacagtttagggtggatagttaacaagcagaagtccgacttgaaccctggtacacaaaaggtgtacctgggagtattactagactcccacatccaggaatcccggcttccatcatctaggaaggaagacctcacccaaagagtaaaatccttctgtcagactacggcggtttccattagagaaacaatgaaggtgctgggcatcctgacggcttgcattcagatagtcccatgggcacaagcccatacccggcaattacaaggatttatccttgccaactgggacaaacggcagacatccctggataagaaggtgagcctgtccgtccgagtcaaagagtccctacgctggtggacctcacagaggaacctaagcaaaggtacctcttggtcacaagaatctaccgtacccatcacaacagatgccagcaaaacgggatggggagcccaagtagccgaccaaaatctacaggggatttgggacccccaagtagctaaacgctcatccaatttcagagaactaagggcaatctgggaagcccttcaggcggcagaaccccttataaaaggaaggcatgtcaaaatcctaaccgataatatgacagctctgtcatttgttcgtcaccaggggggaacgcgacacccgcacctgcaacgactggcaacagagatactccgctgggcggaatccaacgtgctgtccctctcagcgatccacttaaaagggtccacaaacgtcgctgccgacttcctgagcagacagagcatccatccaggagaatggggactgaatcagcgagtcttcgaccaactaatctgccagtggggagaaccgcagatagacctgttcgccacgaagagaaattcaaagtgccaggacttttactcgctgaaccccagagacaatccacgcggggtagacgccctgtcccaaagctgggacatggacctagcctacgcctttcctcccttcccactgatcccccgcaccctcaggaaaatccaaaccagccgggcgtcagtcatactagttgcccctatgtgggacaaaaggccctggtatcccctgctaaaagccttggcgatccggggtccattcctactaccagccgtagaagatcttctcctccagggcccactaacatacccaggggtcgagaaattgaagctagcagcatggatgctgaaagcatgatactgcgtgggaagggactctcccataatgtaattactaccctaacaaaaagccgtaaacctatcacgatagctatctacgataggatatggaaaaaattcacagagttctgtaaaatagagccagggaaaatcccaggaattgacattcccgtaatcctggaattcttgcaggcaggcctagaaaaaggccttagtcctagaacccttaaagtccatacagcagcactagggtcctatctagattttcccttggcagaacaccgctgggtgcgtaggtttctcaaaggggcagaacggcttcgaccctttgttagagaaacctttcctacctgggacctaaatatagtcttaactagcttttgccaatcccccttcgaacccctctcacaactctccttgaggctgctcacactaaaagttacccttttagttgccataacatcggctcggagaataggggaattgcaagcattacattgtattgaaccatacatggtaatacaagacgacaggattaccttcaaactagacccagccttccttccgaaggtagtgtcaaaatttcatagggagcagacgatcactctgccctccttctgtcaaaatccccgtaacgagaaagagagagaatttcataacctagacgttaggagagctgttctagcgtacctagaggccacccgctctttccgtaaaaataataacctcttcattcaatttcaggggctggcaaaaggaaagacggcaactaagagcaccatcgcgaggtggatcaagaccgccatccaagaggcatataaagccaggggtctcgaccctccgggaaaaattagagctcactccactcgctctctttcctcctcttgggcagaaaaaggccaggcgtctgccgagcagatctgcaaggcggcgacctggtcgagtatacatacatttacccgacattacagggttaacgtccagtcggacaaagacctgagttacggacgtaaagtccttcaggcagtggtcccaccctagggccacgtataatttggtatactccatatgtaatggggccgtcgggatgacgctctggaaagacacggattacttaccggtagtcccttttccaggagtcatcacgacggcccatagttccctcccctttaagaataatttatgttctttaaatgtaaatatgacc
The Eleutherodactylus coqui strain aEleCoq1 chromosome 11, aEleCoq1.hap1, whole genome shotgun sequence genome window above contains:
- the LOC136582317 gene encoding uncharacterized protein isoform X1; translated protein: MIREELQASMASLPQAQPGPSRVPKRPRQTESASSISGESLELLSEGELEDPPVPIEDEKKYYFSSNDIAHLIKAVRETMQIEEDNPPRTIQDEMFGGLRSRRKIMFPVNQTLQQVITDEWQEPEKRITVPKEIRNRLAFATEDVRLYRETPKVDIQIAKVAKKTLLPFEDTSQLSDPMDKKIDGLMKKAWEATSLTIEANIASTSVARSMTLWLNRLEASIKDRAPREELASCLPLLKMATAFLADASAETVRYGAKTGVLSNSARRALWLKTWAADITSKNKLCAIPFQGEYMFGPVLDKILEKVGDKSKTLPDRQPFRKPSFPKRTRQPPPEVKGKGKTGRWSYPKGGRGGNATPAPATTGNRDTPLGGIQRAVPLSDPLKRVHKRRCRLPEQTEHPSRRMGTESASLRPTNLPVGRTADRPVRHEEKFKVPGLLLAEPQRQSTRGRRPVPKLGHGPSLRLSSLPTDPPHPQENPNQPGVSHTSCPYVGQKALVSPAKSLGDPGSIPTTSRRRSSPPGPTNIPRGREIEASSMDAESMILRGKGLSHNGLAKGKTATKSTIARWIKTAIQEAYKARGLDPPGKIRAHSTRSLSSSWAEKGQASAEQICKAATWSSIHTFTRHYRVNVQSDKDLSYGRKVLQAVVPP
- the LOC136582317 gene encoding lamina-associated polypeptide 2, isoforms alpha/zeta-like isoform X2, with the protein product MIREELQASMASLPQAQPGPSRVPKRPRQTESASSISGESLELLSEGELEDPPVPIEDEKKYYFSSNDIAHLIKAVRETMQIEEDNPPRTIQDEMFGGLRSRRKIMFPVNQTLQQVITDEWQEPEKRITVPKEIRNRLAFATEDVRLYRETPKVDIQIAKVAKKTLLPFEDTSQLSDPMDKKIDGLMKKAWEATSLTIEANIASTSVARSMTLWLNRLEASIKDRAPREELASCLPLLKMATAFLADASAETVRYGAKTGVLSNSARRALWLKTWAADITSKNKLCAIPFQGEYMFGPVLDKILEKVGDKSKTLPDRQPFRKPSFPKRTRQPPPEVKGKGKTGRWSYPKGGRGAGKRKDGN